From Borreliella afzelii, a single genomic window includes:
- a CDS encoding transposase encodes MPKKVGKKQKGYINRTKSKLRAFKLHNKISNQRKDFSHRLSYYFISNYKNTIIENLSVKGMQKGIFGKSINNLGWHEFVRKLSYKLERHGFCFHKVDRYFPSIKL; translated from the coding sequence ATGCCAAAGAAAGTTGGAAAAAAACAAAAAGGTTATATTAATAGAACTAAATCTAAATTAAGAGCTTTTAAGCTACATAATAAAATTTCAAATCAAAGAAAAGACTTTTCACATAGGTTGTCTTACTATTTTATATCTAATTATAAAAATACAATAATAGAAAACTTATCAGTTAAAGGTATGCAAAAAGGAATTTTTGGGAAAAGTATTAATAATTTAGGATGGCATGAGTTTGTAAGAAAATTATCATATAAATTAGAACGGCATGGATTTTGTTTTCATAAAGTAGATAGATATTTTCCATCAATCAAATTATGA